Part of the candidate division KSB1 bacterium genome is shown below.
ATCGTCTTCGTCCGTTTTCTTTTCGCGAAAGATGAACTGCATCAGCAGGCCGACGATGACGCTGAACGAAACCGCGCCGATGACTCGGGCGACGCCCAACTCCAACCCCAGCACCCGCGCGGTCAGGATGATGGCCAAAATGTTGATTGCCGGGCCGCTGTAGAGAAAGGCGACGGCCGGGCCGAGTCCGGCGCCGCGCTTGTAGATGCTCGCAAACAGCGGCAGCACGGTGCAGGAACAGACCGCGAGTATGGTGCCCGACACCGAAGCGACGGCATAAGCGACCCATTGTTTAGCTTGAGCCCCTAAATACTTGATGACCGACGCCTGACTGACGAACACGCTGATGACGCCGGCAATGAAAAACGCCGGCAGCAGGCAAAGGATGACGTGCTCGCGCGCATACCATTTGGCGAGCGACAAGGCTTCATAGACCGCGCGATCAAAGCGTGCAGTTCCGACAGGCAAGTGATAGGCGACGAGAAATCCGATCACCAACCAGAAAAGTATTTTTAATTCTCTCTTCCAATCCATTTTTTTATCAATCCAATCTAAAGTATTTTCCAAATCCAATACACCCCGGCGAGCGCAACCAGCAGCCCGCAGGCGCGTTTGATCCATAAAATGGTACGGTTGCCTTGACTCCAGTTAAAATATCTCTGCAATTGAGTAGAGAGCGTACCGGTCGCAACGATAACACCGCAATGCCCGACGGCAAAGGCGAGCAACAGTGCAGAGGCGCCGAGCATATCGGTTTGACTGCGGGTAAAGACCACCGCCAGTACCGGCGCCACAAAGGCAAAGGTGCACGGCCCCAAGCCGATGCCGAACAGCATGCCCAACATCAGCGCCGACCACGCGCCGCCGCGGCTTTGCGGCAGCCGCAAAAGCGACCAGTCCAGACGGATCAAGTCCATCAGATAAGCGCCGAACAGTAAAAAGACGCCTGCGACGACGAGGTTGCCGATGCGCCCGAGATCGCCGATCATGCGACCGGCGGCGGCGGTGATCAGTCCGATGGCGGCGATGGAGACCATGATGCCGAGAGCAAACAGCAGCGACAAGGCAAAAGCACGCCGCGTTTTTTGCCCAGACTCTTGCGCCAGCACGCCGACCACCAGCGGGATGCTCGACAAATGGCATGGGCTGAGCAGAATGCTGAGCACGCCCCACAGCGCCGCCCCGACAAGCGCAATGCCGAAGGAGCGCTGCAAAAATTCGCTCGCGAACGTCAGCAGGGCCTCGATCATGATTTGGTCCGCGGCTTCAGGCCTTTTGCGGCGAGAACCTTGTCAATTTCCTCTTTGGCATAAAAGCCCTCATGGCGATGAAATTCCACGCCTTTATCATCGAGAAAAACCTGCGTCGGTATCAGGCGGATGCCGTATTGCTTTGCCGGTGCGGGATCTTTCCAAACGTCGTGGAAAACGATCTTGATCTGGTCGCCGTACTCTTCTTCAATCGCCTTCATCACCGGCTGCATGGCCTTACAGGGAATGCAATTGACCGATCCGAGTTCGATAAAAGTGACCAGCGCCTTAGATTCGCCGCCCGGTTTTGGGTCTTCTGCTTGTCCTCGCTCGCAGCCTCCCCAAAAGCCGATGGTTACAAAGAGCACAGACAGAATGTATTTTCTCATCCTATGCTCCCTTCAGCCATTTGAGGATTTCTTCGTCTTTGGGAATGCGTCCATAGGCCTTTACTTGCTCATTAATGACCAGTGCAGGCGTCATCATTACGCGATAGGCCTGTATCTTGGCCAAATCAGCTACCTTTTCGATGGTAACGTCAATGCGATTCTTTTCCGCCACTTCTTTAACTTTGGCCTCAAGGGCTTGACACTTGGGACAACCCATCCCCAATACTTTGACGACCATTGTAAACCTCCCTAATAAAGTTTCTTTTTAAAATACAAAGCGACATTCACCAGACAGATCAGCACCGGAACTTCAACCAACGGCCCGATGACCGCGGCA
Proteins encoded:
- a CDS encoding permease: MDWKRELKILFWLVIGFLVAYHLPVGTARFDRAVYEALSLAKWYAREHVILCLLPAFFIAGVISVFVSQASVIKYLGAQAKQWVAYAVASVSGTILAVCSCTVLPLFASIYKRGAGLGPAVAFLYSGPAINILAIILTARVLGLELGVARVIGAVSFSVIVGLLMQFIFREKKTDEDD
- a CDS encoding cytochrome c biogenesis protein CcdA, whose protein sequence is MIEALLTFASEFLQRSFGIALVGAALWGVLSILLSPCHLSSIPLVVGVLAQESGQKTRRAFALSLLFALGIMVSIAAIGLITAAAGRMIGDLGRIGNLVVAGVFLLFGAYLMDLIRLDWSLLRLPQSRGGAWSALMLGMLFGIGLGPCTFAFVAPVLAVVFTRSQTDMLGASALLLAFAVGHCGVIVATGTLSTQLQRYFNWSQGNRTILWIKRACGLLVALAGVYWIWKIL
- a CDS encoding thioredoxin family protein — protein: MRKYILSVLFVTIGFWGGCERGQAEDPKPGGESKALVTFIELGSVNCIPCKAMQPVMKAIEEEYGDQIKIVFHDVWKDPAPAKQYGIRLIPTQVFLDDKGVEFHRHEGFYAKEEIDKVLAAKGLKPRTKS
- a CDS encoding thioredoxin family protein, which translates into the protein MVVKVLGMGCPKCQALEAKVKEVAEKNRIDVTIEKVADLAKIQAYRVMMTPALVINEQVKAYGRIPKDEEILKWLKGA